One genomic segment of Marinitoga piezophila KA3 includes these proteins:
- a CDS encoding sensor domain-containing diguanylate cyclase: protein MKKPHFYFLLFLLIISIISFININYAYYIMEGLTSILLVFLAAFSVKYVNKFFTAGIIMFLVENTLEIINEFKPFNIFFWQNILIIYGTVFLMFGLYKFYKKYFELEKTFNGIFKRSNEAIFFWGKDKKLIKANPRAAKLLGYNSPEEMVGMEVEKHVFKEDYEHVNKIKKLLDNKEEIEPYERKYKTLNGEIKWVEVHAINVQEGNGEYYFQEIDHEITDRKKLEEQLYREKEKFRMYFEYAQVMYVILDKNGNIEDLNLKACEILKVKKEEVIGENWFENFIPENIRDEVKEVFNKIMSGELEGVEYFENEIITKDGEILNISWHNTYLLDEDGNIDKTFSSGLDITAEKKYLETLKYNAKFATKFLNLNNEILTKPWNESMYQLILDTVIDIIPSAEAGSLLTIEENQRIFTYKAVQGYNFEKLKEIKYPELPLSIKKPIIIDDWDDIYIPPKYEYELLIKYGRLKEIKQSLIIPFYLRGKLYGLLTLDIFDEKKKFSDIDLNFANIIKSNLEYLILKVFLELQLKKSAELDYLTGIYNRQAFFSRVKMMMSYLSRHNSSRMGLLYIDIDKFKHINDTYGHKVGDEVLKFFVKQVSSMIRESDLFGRIGGDEFTVALMDTDKEGIESFISRMKKVFKEKPFIFEDIKINISSSIGYSIYPDEGKNIDILLDIADKRMYINKRKKPEE, encoded by the coding sequence ATGAAAAAACCACATTTTTATTTTCTTCTATTTCTGTTAATAATAAGTATAATATCTTTTATTAATATTAATTATGCTTATTATATAATGGAAGGTTTAACTTCCATATTACTTGTTTTTTTAGCAGCATTTTCTGTAAAATATGTAAATAAATTTTTTACCGCCGGAATAATAATGTTTTTAGTAGAAAACACCCTTGAAATTATAAATGAATTTAAACCTTTTAATATCTTTTTCTGGCAAAATATTTTAATTATATATGGAACAGTATTTTTGATGTTTGGATTGTATAAATTCTATAAAAAATATTTTGAATTAGAAAAAACATTCAACGGAATATTTAAGCGTTCAAACGAGGCCATATTTTTCTGGGGTAAAGACAAAAAATTAATAAAAGCCAATCCAAGAGCAGCAAAATTATTGGGATATAATTCACCTGAAGAAATGGTTGGGATGGAAGTTGAAAAACACGTCTTTAAGGAAGATTATGAACATGTAAATAAAATAAAAAAACTTTTGGATAATAAAGAAGAAATTGAACCGTATGAAAGGAAATATAAAACATTAAATGGAGAAATAAAATGGGTTGAAGTTCATGCAATAAATGTTCAGGAAGGAAATGGTGAATATTATTTCCAGGAAATTGATCATGAAATAACTGACAGAAAAAAACTTGAAGAACAATTATATAGAGAAAAAGAAAAATTCAGAATGTATTTTGAATATGCACAGGTAATGTATGTTATTCTTGATAAAAATGGAAATATAGAAGACTTAAATCTCAAAGCCTGTGAAATATTAAAAGTAAAAAAAGAAGAGGTTATAGGAGAAAATTGGTTTGAAAATTTTATACCGGAAAATATTAGAGATGAAGTAAAAGAAGTTTTTAATAAAATAATGTCCGGTGAGCTTGAGGGTGTAGAGTATTTTGAAAACGAAATAATAACAAAAGATGGGGAAATATTAAATATATCCTGGCATAATACATATTTACTAGATGAAGATGGAAATATAGATAAGACATTTAGCTCAGGGCTTGATATAACAGCAGAAAAGAAATATCTTGAGACACTAAAATACAATGCAAAATTCGCAACAAAATTTCTTAATCTAAACAATGAAATTCTGACAAAACCATGGAATGAAAGTATGTATCAATTAATATTGGATACGGTAATAGATATTATCCCATCTGCAGAAGCAGGTAGTTTACTTACAATAGAGGAAAATCAAAGAATATTCACATATAAAGCTGTTCAGGGGTATAACTTTGAAAAATTAAAAGAAATAAAGTACCCGGAATTACCGCTAAGCATAAAAAAGCCAATAATTATAGATGATTGGGATGATATATATATTCCACCAAAATACGAATATGAATTACTTATAAAATACGGAAGATTAAAAGAGATAAAACAGAGTTTAATCATACCTTTTTATTTAAGAGGAAAATTATATGGCTTACTTACACTGGATATCTTTGATGAAAAAAAGAAATTTTCAGATATAGATCTTAATTTTGCCAATATAATAAAAAGTAATCTTGAATATCTAATTTTAAAAGTATTCCTTGAATTACAGCTGAAAAAATCAGCAGAACTTGATTATTTAACCGGGATATACAACAGGCAGGCATTCTTTTCAAGAGTGAAAATGATGATGTCATACCTGTCAAGACACAACAGCAGTAGAATGGGATTGTTGTATATAGACATAGATAAATTTAAACATATTAACGATACATATGGACATAAAGTAGGAGATGAAGTTTTAAAATTCTTTGTAAAACAGGTTTCCTCAATGATTAGAGAAAGCGATTTATTTGGAAGAATAGGCGGAGATGAATTTACCGTCGCTTTAATGGATACAGATAAAGAGGGAATAGAATCATTTATTTCACGAATGAAAAAAGTTTTCAAAGAAAAACCGTTTATTTTTGAGGATATAAAAATAAATATAAGTTCAAGTATTGGATATAGTATATATCCAGATGAAGGAAAAAACATTGATATTTTACTTGATATTGCTGATAAAAGAATGTATATAAATAAAAGAAAAAAGCCGGAGGAATAA